A single genomic interval of Mycteria americana isolate JAX WOST 10 ecotype Jacksonville Zoo and Gardens chromosome 20, USCA_MyAme_1.0, whole genome shotgun sequence harbors:
- the ETV7 gene encoding transcription factor ETV7 yields the protein MLSKSMLLKKGVSTGWDMRESLVMEKTSIPPCPSAVLKMETELFQRLPLVSGIQPSLWSKDDVIHWLRWAEKEYSLRQTDESKFEMNGKALCILTKDDFRYRAPSSGDVLYEILQYIKTQRRALVCSPLLNSPFREARSTEEGTDRSAEAAPAAVSPCLGCAEQPVSYSHAEPLNLSHHSSEGSCRADAICSFPTTLSAPVDGKIADCRLLWDYVYQLLSDSRYEPYIKWEDKEAKVFRVVNPNGLAQLWGNHKNRMNMTYEKMSRALRHYYKLNIIRKEPGQKLLFRFLKTPGEIVHEKSSKLEHLENEDHEDLKEDLLEVSP from the exons ATGTTGAGCAAGTCAATGCTGCTTAAAAAAGGAGTTTCCACAGGGTGGGACATG AGGGAAAGTCTGGTGATGGAGAAGACTAGTATCCCACCCTGCCCCTCAGCAGTTTTAAAGATGGAGACTGAGTTGTTTCAGAGGCTGCCCCTGGTTTCAGGAATTCAGCCCTCCCTGTGGAGCAAGGATGACGTGATCCACTGGCTAAGATGGGCTGAGAAAGAGTATTCCCTTCGGCAAACCGACGAAAGCAAGTTTGAAATGAACGGCAAAGCCCTGTGCATCCTCACCAAGGATGACTTCAGATACCGAGCTCCGAGCTCAG GTGATGTGCTATATGAAATACTCCAGTACATTAAAACTCAAAGAAGAGCTCTGGTGTGCAGCCCTTTGCTGAACTCGCCCTTCAGGGAAGCCAGGAGCACAGAGGAAG ggacAGACCGTAGTGCtgaggctgccccagctgctgtttccccctgcctgggctgtgcagAACAGCCCGTGTCCTACAGCCACGCGGAGCCGCTGAACCTCTCCCATCACAGCTCGgagggcagctgcagggcagatGCCATCTGCTCTTTTCCTACAACCCTGTCGGCCCCAGTGGATGGGAAAATTGCAG ACTGCAGGTTGCTGTGGGATTACGTGTACCAGCTCCTCTCTGACAGCCGCTATGAGCCTTACATCAAGTGGGAAGACAAGGAAGCCAAGGTCTTCCGGGTCGTTAACCCAAACGGACTTGCCCAGCTCTGGGGGAACCACAAG aacCGGATGAACATGACGTACGAGAAGATGTCACGAGCACTCAGACATTACTACAAACTCAACATCATCAGAAAGGAGCCAGGGCAGAAGCTGCTGTTCAG gTTTTTGAAGACTCCTGGGGAGATCGTCCATGAGAAATCCAGCAAACTGGAGCATCTGGAGAATGAGGACCATGAGGATTTGAAAGAAGACCTACTGGAGGTTTCACCATAG